A genomic segment from Agrobacterium vitis encodes:
- a CDS encoding BRO-N domain-containing protein, translating to MSALQHFNFEGKPFRIIFKDEIPWFVAKDICAIIGLKNHNDAIEPLDDDEKDWVVLNDALGRPRNTRVINESGYSILVLRSRQAMIPGTVFHRFRKMVTNEILPQIRRTGSFSGQPLAPTSPQPNTPAPVDEITRKLAVIQEARMTKGPAYAARLWDTMGMPTPPAQLPAPVYDEQAISCLRHMLRADFQGVKLGQIIRSAFQGERLAVNVLKELRIELKDDGFIVPNIFPPFNALFAGTRWERPFEHLRKLPNAKPHLPWGGRHAKDFTFIPSTYLDEA from the coding sequence ATGAGCGCACTTCAACACTTCAATTTTGAAGGAAAGCCGTTTCGGATAATTTTCAAAGATGAAATACCTTGGTTTGTCGCCAAAGATATTTGCGCAATTATCGGCCTCAAGAACCACAACGATGCTATCGAGCCTCTTGATGACGACGAAAAAGATTGGGTCGTTTTAAACGATGCACTCGGACGGCCCCGCAACACAAGGGTAATCAATGAAAGCGGCTACAGTATCCTAGTGCTTCGTTCTCGACAGGCAATGATACCGGGCACAGTGTTTCATCGGTTTCGGAAGATGGTAACAAACGAAATTCTACCACAAATTCGTAGAACTGGCAGCTTTTCAGGACAGCCATTAGCACCAACCTCCCCACAACCGAACACACCTGCCCCTGTTGATGAAATAACCAGAAAGCTAGCCGTCATTCAGGAAGCCCGCATGACCAAAGGCCCAGCCTATGCGGCACGGCTTTGGGACACCATGGGTATGCCAACGCCACCAGCACAGCTTCCAGCGCCCGTTTACGACGAGCAAGCCATAAGCTGCCTTCGCCACATGCTTCGCGCAGATTTTCAGGGCGTCAAGCTGGGGCAAATCATCCGATCAGCGTTTCAAGGTGAACGCCTGGCCGTGAACGTGCTGAAAGAATTGCGCATCGAGCTTAAAGATGACGGCTTCATCGTTCCAAACATCTTTCCGCCGTTCAACGCGCTTTTCGCGGGCACACGATGGGAACGCCCGTTTGAGCATTTGCGCAAGCTTCCGAATGCAAAACCCCATCTTCCTTGGGGCGGAAGACACGCAAAAGACTTCACCTTCATTCCATCAACATATCTGGATGAAGCATAG